In one Streptomyces sp. NBC_01241 genomic region, the following are encoded:
- a CDS encoding reverse transcriptase domain-containing protein has translation MPIFEAEFLPCSYGFRPNRRAHDAVAEVRHFTSHGYEWIVEGDIKACFDEISHPALLDRVRLRIGDKRVLDLVKAFLKAGIHGEDRVLRETSAGTPQGSILSPLLSNVALSVLDEYVAQGPGGPGSSKLGREQRRRQGLPNYRLSRYADDWCLMVHGTEDDAEALRDEIAGVLSTMSLRLSPEKTLITRIDEGLDFLGWHIQRHRKRGTSRYYVYTYPARKALAAVMAKVKTACRRMATNQPLDTLLIHLNRMLPGWCAYFRPGVSSATFQYLSSYTSRVSLF, from the coding sequence GTGCCGATTTTCGAGGCGGAATTCCTCCCGTGCTCCTACGGGTTCCGTCCGAACCGCCGGGCTCACGACGCGGTGGCCGAGGTCCGCCACTTCACGTCCCACGGGTATGAGTGGATCGTGGAGGGCGACATCAAAGCCTGCTTCGACGAGATTTCGCATCCGGCCCTGCTGGACCGGGTGCGGCTTCGGATCGGGGACAAACGCGTTCTTGACCTGGTGAAGGCGTTCCTCAAGGCGGGCATCCACGGTGAGGATCGCGTGCTGCGAGAAACCAGCGCAGGAACCCCACAGGGTTCGATCTTGTCGCCGTTGCTCAGCAACGTGGCCCTCTCCGTCCTGGACGAGTACGTCGCCCAGGGTCCGGGAGGACCCGGAAGCAGCAAGCTCGGGCGGGAACAGCGTCGCCGTCAAGGTCTTCCCAACTACCGTTTGTCACGGTACGCGGACGACTGGTGTCTGATGGTCCACGGCACCGAAGACGACGCCGAAGCCCTGCGCGATGAGATCGCTGGGGTCTTGTCCACGATGAGCCTGCGCCTGTCCCCGGAGAAGACCCTGATCACCCGCATCGATGAGGGACTGGACTTCCTCGGGTGGCACATCCAGCGCCACCGCAAACGAGGAACCAGCCGGTACTACGTCTACACCTACCCCGCACGCAAAGCCCTCGCGGCTGTGATGGCCAAGGTCAAGACGGCGTGCCGGAGGATGGCCACGAACCAGCCACTTGACACCCTGCTCATCCATCTCAACCGGATGCTGCCGGGCTGGTGCGCCTACTTCCGACCCGGCGTGTCCAGCGCGACATTCCAATACCTGAGCTCGTACACATCTCGAGTTTCGCTGTTCTGA
- a CDS encoding DUF5110 domain-containing protein has product MRGADGAFPLVEDDGVTEDHQLGEQTVTELTHADKTRKVVIRHPRGTYSDAPTARRYVGLMPRLRLDC; this is encoded by the coding sequence ATGCGAGGCGCCGACGGTGCGTTCCCCCTCGTCGAGGACGACGGGGTCACCGAGGACCACCAGTTGGGCGAGCAGACCGTCACCGAACTGACCCACGCCGACAAGACGCGCAAGGTCGTCATCCGCCACCCGCGGGGAACCTATTCCGACGCACCCACCGCGCGCCGCTACGTGGGCCTTATGCCCCGGCTTCGGCTGGATTGTTAA
- a CDS encoding Ig domain-containing protein, with the protein MDRRNFLIAGGVSSLALIATPALAQPAAAAGPAFTEQAGRPLRIRAGFLSLGLDPAGRVVELKDIRTGTDHLPAGKSLPLVSVVLGDGHQDTPTQVKVSRQDRHMLVFSGDQATVEVKVVNHATYATLEVVGLDAAPGVDVRTLLWGPLTTSVTDTVGEAVGVVRDSGFALGITPLNDKTVGGWPKEFDAYGFGSEVQSKPYGEAGTQNEWGAAAKTSWGSILRAYSYDYSTVRTREDGIRIGPLPGFEGRILGSKLAVYGSTPDLVLTVLSQIAQGEHLPYPTIDGQWQKTTRATRQPFLALSSLGTSNLSDAMKFAKQAGIKNVYSVQGAAGPWKSTGHYQFNSGFGGSDAAAAQLVATAAAGGMRVGVHTLSNFIQADDPYISPAPADMRLTVGATVQLTRALAASDTTLYADGDSGGGGHVIGRRLRIGDEFLTYSGVTQAGAGEWQFTGISRAQWGSAAAAHLAGADATRVSENQYGGARGDLPVIDEIATRLAAMANTTGVRSISYDGLEEVSWSGWRGQGFAHLVNGIYRRLDSQDGFICEASNPSSNSWFAQSRISWGGIGWSDSNYAQVIRNNNFYRANFLPAMGGSLPIGGGTSTLGVEHNLALGASIGANFGWFETSTDSLAKGSNTAEVLTAVRIWNSAIEAGAFTPAQQQLMTDEKKNWHLSEMAEGKEWSLQELDSSGSPVGRAQPVRAPKPGFTTPEPANGRVGELYAFKVTSSSPRTVRYEVTSGALPAGLSLNKDTGGITGVPTAPGTKRFTITARNNGIMPDAEVTYSLQVTRG; encoded by the coding sequence GTGGACAGAAGAAACTTCCTGATCGCCGGCGGTGTCAGTTCGCTGGCGCTGATCGCGACGCCGGCCCTCGCCCAGCCGGCGGCAGCAGCAGGGCCGGCGTTCACGGAACAGGCCGGCCGCCCGTTACGGATCAGGGCGGGATTCCTGTCGCTGGGTCTCGACCCGGCGGGCCGGGTCGTCGAACTGAAGGACATACGCACGGGAACCGACCATTTGCCGGCGGGCAAGTCGCTCCCCCTGGTGTCCGTCGTCCTGGGCGACGGACACCAGGACACCCCCACCCAGGTGAAGGTCTCCCGGCAGGACCGGCACATGCTGGTGTTCAGCGGCGACCAGGCGACGGTCGAGGTCAAGGTCGTCAACCACGCGACGTACGCGACGCTTGAGGTCGTCGGTCTGGACGCCGCACCGGGCGTGGACGTGCGGACCCTGCTGTGGGGGCCGCTGACCACCAGCGTCACTGACACCGTCGGCGAGGCCGTCGGTGTGGTCCGCGACAGCGGCTTCGCCCTCGGCATCACCCCGCTCAACGACAAGACCGTCGGCGGCTGGCCCAAGGAGTTCGACGCGTACGGGTTCGGCTCGGAGGTGCAGTCGAAGCCGTACGGGGAGGCCGGGACGCAGAACGAGTGGGGCGCCGCGGCGAAGACGTCGTGGGGCAGCATTCTGCGCGCCTACTCCTACGACTACAGCACCGTGCGGACCCGCGAGGACGGCATCCGGATCGGCCCGCTGCCGGGCTTCGAAGGCCGGATCCTCGGATCGAAGCTGGCCGTGTACGGCAGCACCCCTGATCTCGTGCTCACCGTGCTCAGCCAGATCGCGCAGGGCGAGCACCTGCCGTACCCGACCATCGACGGGCAGTGGCAGAAGACGACCCGGGCGACCCGGCAGCCGTTCCTGGCCCTGTCGTCCCTCGGCACCTCGAACCTCTCCGACGCCATGAAGTTCGCGAAGCAGGCGGGCATCAAGAACGTCTACTCCGTGCAGGGCGCGGCCGGTCCCTGGAAGTCGACGGGGCACTACCAGTTCAACAGCGGCTTCGGCGGCTCGGACGCCGCCGCGGCTCAACTGGTGGCGACCGCCGCCGCGGGCGGCATGCGGGTCGGCGTGCACACCCTGTCCAACTTCATCCAGGCCGATGACCCGTACATCTCTCCCGCACCGGCCGACATGCGGCTCACGGTCGGCGCGACCGTGCAGCTGACCCGCGCTCTGGCCGCGTCGGACACGACCCTGTACGCCGACGGAGACTCCGGCGGCGGCGGTCACGTCATCGGCCGCCGGCTGCGCATCGGCGACGAGTTCCTCACATACTCCGGTGTGACGCAGGCCGGCGCCGGCGAGTGGCAGTTCACCGGCATCAGCCGGGCGCAGTGGGGATCGGCCGCGGCGGCCCACCTCGCCGGGGCCGACGCCACCCGGGTCAGCGAGAACCAGTACGGCGGTGCACGAGGCGACCTGCCGGTCATCGACGAGATCGCCACCCGCCTTGCCGCGATGGCCAACACCACCGGCGTCCGGAGCATCTCGTACGACGGGCTGGAGGAGGTGTCCTGGAGCGGCTGGCGCGGCCAGGGCTTCGCTCACCTGGTCAACGGGATCTATCGCCGGCTCGACTCCCAGGACGGTTTCATCTGCGAGGCGTCCAACCCGTCGTCCAACTCGTGGTTCGCCCAGTCGCGGATCAGCTGGGGCGGCATCGGCTGGTCCGACTCCAACTACGCGCAGGTGATCAGGAACAACAACTTCTACCGGGCCAACTTCCTGCCCGCCATGGGTGGTTCACTGCCGATCGGTGGAGGCACGAGCACGCTCGGCGTCGAGCACAACCTGGCCCTCGGCGCGTCGATCGGCGCGAACTTCGGCTGGTTCGAGACGAGCACGGACAGTCTCGCCAAGGGATCCAACACCGCAGAGGTCCTCACTGCGGTACGGATCTGGAACTCCGCCATCGAGGCCGGCGCCTTCACGCCCGCCCAGCAGCAGCTCATGACCGACGAGAAGAAGAACTGGCACCTGAGCGAGATGGCCGAGGGGAAGGAGTGGTCGCTGCAGGAGCTGGACTCGTCCGGCAGTCCGGTCGGCCGGGCTCAGCCGGTGCGGGCGCCGAAGCCCGGTTTCACGACACCGGAGCCGGCCAACGGCCGCGTGGGTGAGCTGTACGCGTTCAAGGTCACCTCTAGCTCGCCCCGTACGGTCCGGTACGAGGTCACATCCGGCGCGCTGCCCGCCGGACTGAGCCTGAACAAGGACACCGGCGGCATCACCGGAGTCCCCACCGCCCCGGGCACCAAGCGGTTCACGATCACCGCGCGCAACAACGGCATCATGCCCGACGCGGAGGTCACGTACAGCCTGCAGGTCACTCGCGGCTGA
- a CDS encoding putative Ig domain-containing protein — translation MSNSYRKIASFLGVVIVASLLFGVSATKKASAQQVPGNAPFINSWLVSGPFDSPVVDKQYECEADGSKTPVDGKAEITPKVGDSLSFGNESRKWEYFDDRIYNRNYDDYQDLYGYYSVKKGVDTRNKYVYAHTYVYSPVEQQAYLNVGASGSYRLYANDSCLTNPSTPVEVQKDLTKQAVQLHAGWNKLMIQIKHTYTEDVNSNGVPIAKDQNVAFLGFYGRVADQNGNKIDGLVNSVTGSSGSLQIVSQGLSTDDAIHTPLPKNSMPTGYKEWPYVWNKSASNNKYGVSASAFQFMAASGAPGYTWKIIDGKLPDGLALNPDGSIADGLVDGKVDLNSTKGIVGVNTEPGDYRFTVQVADKEGSTASKDFTITVKERPNKWFEEGRVSALTHSTPTYNYFVDPTYSVDQWAARAKREGHSLVSVESLQQNYFWPSKFADPKHIRAEYLPKDENGNVVDGLKPYEQAVKRYGMKFGLYYATEGGGLQHYSTDVFVQNVEDLIRRYSPDYLYFDGPQAMPNANYDAMYSAVRDHSDEIIVDSNAQGAEYGDPDVRTSEASGIYANTGKNHLLKRTPMEPWKMIHTKNMLSPYYGKRDDFRQVAKEMVMNAGRGYVDNNDQSVLDSRGPNWDSPQDIATRYPKAVQEFIDVRENLAGWFAPVHGTERHESTTGTTPYFLADAGYEDDGRGNYEKFAFPNSTTGPQWGYATVRDNNIYLHIVKGPDGKKGFDAITDKPLTIRPVKDRVKSVRWLNSDVPVTSFSQKGDSLTIDLADVKEDPIDTIVKIVTDNPERKYKLTDIDVTGQQLAPKVLKVKAEGYMTYPALKAKLSGVTYSSANPETAKVRPSGIVHPVSDGTTSITVRGAYEGVTKQGVLKVTVKDGLVHAADMLSASLSVEGKEAYGEFGLNDGLTYDIQGRSTSGGPIGLDAAQITWHGGIVDLAGGDKYKPVAIKEVDTFTFKGKKITTPQVEAPTRGVVWADVTLDGKTYRTNRVFMDLLPYRNLAKGAEITAGQGRDTLSHLTDGRLINGDHFDRSKWSVPGSEKAWIQFKLPAKSDIANIDINFNTLDQNYFNTPRTIKIQTSVDGVTWSDATTVNGPTGTAYFGFRNQYPLSAQAQYVKLAFDDGSNGSTTDLLEVAINGR, via the coding sequence GTGAGTAACAGCTATAGAAAGATCGCTTCCTTCTTGGGGGTGGTGATCGTCGCATCACTCCTGTTCGGTGTATCCGCAACGAAAAAGGCGTCCGCGCAGCAGGTGCCCGGGAACGCTCCGTTCATCAACTCCTGGCTGGTCTCGGGCCCATTCGATTCGCCGGTGGTCGACAAGCAATATGAATGTGAAGCCGATGGCTCGAAGACCCCGGTCGACGGGAAGGCGGAGATCACTCCGAAGGTCGGCGATTCATTGAGCTTCGGCAACGAAAGCAGAAAGTGGGAGTACTTCGACGACCGCATCTATAACCGGAACTACGACGACTACCAGGATCTTTACGGGTATTACTCCGTCAAGAAGGGTGTCGATACGAGGAACAAGTACGTGTATGCACACACGTACGTCTACAGCCCTGTCGAGCAGCAGGCATATCTCAATGTCGGCGCGAGCGGTTCGTACCGGCTGTATGCGAACGACAGCTGCCTGACGAACCCGAGCACCCCGGTGGAGGTGCAAAAGGATCTGACGAAGCAAGCCGTCCAGCTGCACGCAGGTTGGAACAAGCTGATGATTCAGATCAAGCACACCTACACGGAGGACGTGAATTCAAACGGTGTGCCGATAGCCAAGGATCAGAACGTCGCCTTTCTCGGGTTCTACGGCCGGGTGGCGGACCAGAACGGCAACAAGATCGACGGCCTGGTCAATTCCGTGACAGGGTCGTCGGGGAGTCTGCAGATCGTGTCGCAAGGACTCTCGACCGACGATGCGATCCACACTCCGCTTCCGAAGAACAGCATGCCCACCGGCTACAAGGAATGGCCGTACGTCTGGAACAAGTCGGCGTCCAACAACAAGTACGGCGTCAGCGCTTCGGCTTTCCAGTTCATGGCTGCCAGTGGCGCGCCGGGCTATACCTGGAAGATCATCGACGGGAAGTTGCCTGATGGCCTGGCGCTGAACCCTGATGGCTCCATCGCGGATGGACTGGTCGACGGGAAAGTCGATCTGAACAGCACCAAAGGCATCGTTGGCGTCAACACCGAACCAGGAGACTACCGCTTCACCGTCCAGGTGGCCGACAAGGAAGGGAGCACTGCCTCAAAAGACTTCACCATCACGGTGAAGGAACGTCCGAACAAGTGGTTCGAGGAGGGCAGGGTCAGCGCACTGACCCATTCCACCCCGACGTACAACTACTTTGTGGATCCCACCTACTCCGTTGATCAATGGGCAGCGAGAGCGAAGCGCGAAGGACACTCGCTGGTTTCGGTCGAATCCCTGCAGCAGAACTACTTCTGGCCGTCAAAATTCGCCGATCCGAAGCACATCAGGGCGGAGTACCTCCCCAAGGACGAGAACGGCAATGTAGTAGACGGATTGAAGCCGTATGAACAGGCGGTAAAGCGCTACGGAATGAAATTCGGCCTGTACTACGCTACCGAGGGCGGCGGCTTGCAGCATTACTCCACTGATGTGTTCGTGCAGAATGTGGAGGATCTCATCAGGCGTTACTCTCCGGACTACCTGTACTTCGACGGCCCACAGGCAATGCCCAATGCCAACTACGACGCGATGTACAGCGCAGTGCGCGACCACAGCGATGAGATCATCGTGGACTCAAATGCCCAGGGGGCAGAGTACGGTGATCCGGATGTGAGAACCAGCGAGGCGTCGGGCATCTACGCCAATACGGGGAAGAACCATCTTCTCAAGCGGACCCCCATGGAACCGTGGAAGATGATCCACACCAAGAACATGCTCTCGCCGTACTATGGCAAGCGCGACGACTTCAGGCAGGTCGCCAAAGAGATGGTGATGAATGCCGGTCGGGGCTATGTCGACAACAACGATCAATCGGTTCTCGACAGCCGGGGACCGAACTGGGACTCTCCCCAGGACATCGCCACGAGATACCCGAAGGCCGTCCAGGAGTTCATCGACGTACGAGAGAACCTCGCCGGCTGGTTCGCTCCGGTGCATGGTACGGAGAGACACGAGTCCACGACGGGCACGACGCCGTACTTCCTGGCGGACGCCGGCTACGAAGACGATGGACGAGGAAACTACGAGAAGTTCGCTTTCCCCAACAGCACGACCGGCCCGCAATGGGGATATGCGACTGTCAGGGACAACAACATCTATCTGCACATCGTGAAGGGGCCGGACGGCAAGAAGGGCTTCGACGCGATCACCGACAAGCCCCTGACCATTCGTCCGGTCAAGGATCGGGTGAAGTCGGTGAGATGGCTGAACAGCGACGTCCCGGTCACGTCGTTCAGTCAGAAGGGCGACAGCCTGACCATCGACCTGGCCGATGTGAAGGAAGACCCGATCGACACGATCGTCAAGATCGTGACGGACAATCCTGAGCGCAAGTACAAGCTGACCGACATCGACGTCACGGGTCAGCAGTTGGCGCCGAAGGTGCTGAAGGTCAAGGCCGAGGGTTACATGACGTATCCCGCGCTGAAAGCCAAGCTTTCGGGCGTTACCTACAGCAGCGCGAACCCTGAGACAGCGAAGGTTCGCCCCAGTGGAATCGTGCATCCGGTGTCGGACGGCACGACGAGCATCACGGTCCGAGGCGCTTATGAGGGCGTGACCAAGCAAGGCGTGTTGAAGGTGACGGTCAAGGACGGCCTCGTCCATGCCGCCGACATGCTCAGTGCGTCGTTGTCGGTGGAAGGGAAAGAGGCCTACGGCGAGTTCGGCCTGAACGACGGGCTCACGTACGACATACAAGGCAGGTCGACCTCGGGCGGGCCCATCGGCTTGGACGCGGCTCAGATCACATGGCATGGCGGAATCGTCGATCTGGCAGGCGGTGACAAATACAAGCCGGTCGCCATCAAGGAAGTGGACACGTTCACGTTCAAGGGGAAAAAGATCACCACCCCGCAGGTCGAGGCACCCACGAGAGGGGTCGTCTGGGCAGACGTGACACTGGACGGTAAGACCTACCGAACGAACAGGGTCTTCATGGACCTGCTGCCGTACCGGAACCTCGCGAAGGGTGCCGAAATCACCGCCGGCCAGGGGCGGGATACGTTGTCGCACCTCACCGACGGCAGGCTCATCAATGGCGACCACTTCGATCGGTCGAAGTGGTCGGTGCCAGGAAGCGAAAAGGCTTGGATTCAATTCAAGCTGCCCGCGAAGTCGGATATCGCGAACATCGACATCAACTTCAACACGCTGGATCAGAATTACTTCAACACGCCCAGGACAATCAAGATCCAAACCAGTGTCGACGGCGTGACCTGGAGTGATGCCACTACCGTCAACGGCCCGACGGGTACTGCCTATTTCGGGTTCCGCAACCAGTACCCCCTCAGCGCGCAGGCCCAGTACGTGAAGTTGGCGTTCGACGACGGCTCGAACGGGTCGACGACCGACCTGCTCGAGGTTGCCATCAACGGGAGATAG